A stretch of Maniola hyperantus chromosome 15, iAphHyp1.2, whole genome shotgun sequence DNA encodes these proteins:
- the LOC117988872 gene encoding glutaryl-CoA dehydrogenase, mitochondrial — protein MAVNINKLSKLWPVVCNISNIRALSTTSSYNAKVSFNWEDPLNLDRQLQDDEKAVRDSLRAYCKEKLMPRVIEANRNEVFDREIYKEMGELGILGCTIKGYDCAGVSSITYGLITRELDGVDSSYRSAMSVQSSLAMGAIYMYGSEEQKQKFLPKMAKGDLVGCFGLTEPDFGSDAGSLVTRAKYDSKSKTYTLSGSKTWITNSPIADILIIWAKTEDDKVRGFIVERAQVKKGLDTPRINGKFSLRASATGMILLDEVVIPEENLLPGVVGMKGPFGCLNNARYGIAWGALGSAETCLRIAREYTLDRKQFGRPLASNQLIQKKLADMITEISLGLQACLHVGRLKDEGLVAPEMISLLKRNNCGKSLEIARVARDMLGGNGVSDEYHVIRHVMNLEAVNTYEGTHDVHALILGRAITGIQAFF, from the coding sequence atggctgtgaatataaataaattgtctAAATTGTGGCCCGTTGTGTGTAACATTAGCAATATCAGGGCATTGTCGACCACAAGCTCATACAACGCAAAAGTAAGTTTTAACTGGGAGGACCCTTTGAATTTAGATCGTCAATTACAAGACGACGAAAAGGCAGTTCGGGACTCATTGAGAGCTTATTGTAAAGAGAAACTTATGCCAAGAGTAATAGAAGCAAATAGAAACGAAGTGTTCGATCGAGAGATTTACAAAGAAATGGGCGAGTTAGGGATCCTCGGATGTACTATTAAGGGCTACGACTGTGCGGGTGTATCATCTATTACTTACGGACTCATTACAAGGGAATTGGATGGAGTAGATTCCTCGTATAGATCGGCAATGAGTGTGCAGAGCAGCTTAGCGATGGGGGCAATATACATGTACGGTTCAGAggaacaaaaacaaaagttCCTACCGAAAATGGCTAAAGGGGACTTAGTAGGATGCTTTGGATTAACCGAACCGGACTTTGGAAGCGATGCTGGGTCTTTAGTAACGCGCGCAAAGTACGATTCTAAATCAAAAACCTATACTCTCAGTGGATCTAAAACATGGATAACCAACTCGCCTATCGCTGATATTCTTATAATCTGGGCCAAAACTGAGGACGATAAAGTGAGAGGTTTTATAGTTGAGCGAGCCCAAGTTAAAAAGGGACTGGACACGCCCCGAATCAATGGTAAATTTTCTTTGAGAGCTTCAGCAACGGGCATGATATTGCTCGACGAAGTCGTTATACCGGAGGAGAATTTATTGCCTGGCGTAGTAGGTATGAAGGGGCCGTTCGGATGTCTCAATAATGCGCGATACGGAATCGCCTGGGGCGCTCTCGGTTCAGCTGAAACATGTTTGCGGATAGCTCGTGAGTACACATTAGATAGGAAACAATTTGGCAGACCACTCGCTTCGAACCAGCTGATTCAAAAGAAATTGGCTGACATGATTACAGAAATAAGCCTCGGTTTGCAAGCTTGCCTACACGTCGGACGTCTGAAAGATGAGGGACTCGTAGCTCCTGAAATGATTTCCCTTCTCAAAAGAAATAACTGCGGCAAATCTTTAGAAATTGCGAGAGTCGCACGAGATATGCTCGGCGGTAATGGAGTTTCTGATGAGTACCACGTTATTAGGCATGTTATGAACTTAGAGGCAGTTAATACTTATGAAGGTACTCACGATGTTCACGCTCTCATATTAGGGAGAGCGATTACTGGAATTCAAGCATTTTTCTAA